The Deinococcus proteolyticus MRP genome includes a window with the following:
- a CDS encoding IS630 family transposase produces the protein MTLSAWRPARLSRTQQEERRLAAQPLLNDPDWSTRDLARHFGVAEVTIRAWRARIRHGGEEALRASRATGRPEFLTPDQQKEIQDILESDPRLHGFETSGWTVPKVRQVIGLKYGVWIDRAHLSRKLRRWGFSYQRPALRAVERNEEDIAAWVRLHKEALEKKRAEGATIIFLDESGFSLKTTRVRAWGRRGETPIIPTKLRWAHLSVIGAITTGGQFLQHTCQGAVRSPQVVKFLDHVLRHVAGEVVVILDRAMIHRSKAVQAFVQLHERLTLIYLPPYAPELNPIELIWADLKRNVVGNFCALTTEMLTKRLKVGWQRIRRKSLPLAFIRGTPFTCFASNLSTDQ, from the coding sequence CGAGATCTGGCCCGACATTTCGGTGTGGCTGAGGTGACTATTCGTGCCTGGCGTGCCCGTATACGCCACGGTGGTGAGGAAGCGCTCCGCGCTTCCCGTGCCACTGGCCGCCCGGAGTTCCTCACCCCTGACCAGCAGAAGGAAATTCAGGACATTCTTGAGAGCGATCCCCGACTGCATGGCTTCGAGACCAGTGGCTGGACTGTCCCCAAGGTCCGTCAAGTGATCGGTCTGAAGTATGGGGTCTGGATCGACCGTGCCCATCTTTCCAGGAAGCTCAGACGTTGGGGATTCTCGTATCAGCGGCCCGCGTTGCGGGCCGTAGAGCGTAACGAAGAGGATATTGCAGCTTGGGTCCGTCTCCACAAGGAGGCGTTGGAAAAAAAGAGGGCTGAGGGGGCGACGATCATTTTTCTGGACGAGAGTGGGTTCAGTCTGAAGACGACAAGGGTTCGCGCGTGGGGACGACGAGGCGAGACACCGATTATCCCGACAAAACTGCGTTGGGCACATCTTTCTGTGATTGGAGCCATCACCACAGGCGGACAGTTTTTGCAGCACACCTGTCAGGGTGCAGTACGGTCCCCACAAGTCGTGAAGTTCCTGGATCATGTCCTGCGTCATGTCGCCGGAGAGGTGGTAGTCATCCTTGACCGGGCCATGATTCACCGGTCGAAAGCAGTGCAGGCGTTCGTGCAGCTGCACGAACGCCTAACCCTGATCTATCTCCCACCCTATGCGCCAGAATTGAATCCCATCGAACTGATCTGGGCAGATCTCAAACGGAATGTCGTAGGTAACTTCTGTGCGCTAACGACAGAAATGCTGACGAAGCGGTTGAAAGTGGGATGGCAGCGCATCCGGCGCAAATCTTTGCCACTAGCCTTTATCCGAGGCACACCCTTTACGTGCTTCGCTAGCAACTTAAGCACGGATCAGTAA
- a CDS encoding IS4 family transposase, which translates to MKPNQAALTNVDTFVTYLKERLPHHRVDRLRCVAEVLFGILQAESTLHRKIALHIDRAATTPSITRMVARVLHGAGLTQQDILDVLLPLLPEGKLTLIMDRTNWKHGQSHLNLLVIGVVLGNVTLPLAWKELKHGGNSESRARMMLVGQLLGRLPARRWTVLIADREFLGQEWFTFLRRSGIKRCIRIRANTVVDGEYARDCFASLEPGQTRPLFEKVWVQGGWMRMVAPLSPEGERVIIASDLSVWDTLTIYRQRWAIETTFSAMKSRGLNLEQTHMTNPERVGNLFGLLTLALTWMLRVGEWRTEQQPIGVKKHGRPAVSRARYGYEELSRALRWGGEKFRLFLDLLRTPFPAPGGDERQPVRY; encoded by the coding sequence GTGAAACCGAACCAAGCCGCCCTGACGAATGTTGACACATTCGTGACCTACCTGAAAGAGCGTCTCCCACACCACCGCGTTGATCGTCTGCGCTGCGTTGCAGAAGTCCTGTTCGGCATTTTGCAGGCGGAATCTACCCTCCACCGCAAAATCGCGCTCCATATTGACCGTGCTGCGACGACACCGTCCATCACGCGTATGGTGGCTCGTGTGCTACATGGTGCAGGCCTGACCCAGCAGGACATCTTGGATGTCCTGCTTCCACTGCTACCTGAGGGAAAACTGACCCTGATCATGGACCGCACCAACTGGAAGCACGGTCAGTCTCACCTCAACCTGCTGGTCATCGGCGTGGTGCTGGGCAACGTTACTCTTCCACTGGCCTGGAAAGAACTGAAGCACGGCGGGAACAGTGAATCCAGGGCACGTATGATGCTGGTCGGTCAGCTGCTGGGACGCTTACCCGCACGTAGGTGGACGGTGCTGATTGCTGATAGGGAGTTTCTCGGTCAGGAGTGGTTCACGTTTTTGCGGCGCAGCGGGATCAAAAGATGCATTCGTATTCGGGCCAATACCGTGGTAGACGGTGAATATGCTCGTGACTGTTTCGCGTCACTGGAGCCGGGTCAAACTCGTCCCCTGTTTGAGAAGGTCTGGGTTCAGGGCGGCTGGATGCGCATGGTCGCGCCGCTCTCCCCAGAGGGAGAGCGGGTCATCATCGCTTCAGACTTATCCGTCTGGGACACGCTCACCATCTATAGGCAGCGCTGGGCCATCGAAACCACCTTCTCAGCCATGAAATCCAGAGGCTTGAATCTGGAGCAAACCCACATGACTAACCCGGAGCGGGTAGGAAACCTGTTCGGTCTGCTGACCCTGGCCTTGACCTGGATGCTGCGCGTGGGGGAATGGCGAACTGAACAGCAACCCATTGGCGTCAAAAAACATGGTCGCCCTGCGGTCAGCAGGGCGAGGTACGGGTATGAGGAGCTGAGCCGTGCGTTGCGGTGGGGCGGGGAGAAATTCAGGCTCTTCCTGGACCTCTTGAGGACTCCATTTCCCGCGCCAGGAGGGGATGAAAGGCAACCTGTCAGGTACTGA
- a CDS encoding IS5 family transposase, translating into MTRRAYRSDLDDETYLFILPYFLLRPEDAAQRIYPIREVLNSLFWIARTGSPWEYLPHDFPPYKIVHQQALRWFEHGCFENLVHDLRMMDRAAVGRDNVPSVAIIDSRTLQSTPESGHRSGYDGAKKRNGSKVHAAVDTLGHVIALLVTSADEQDREQVYDLCHQIQTVTGDCVDVVLADGGYTGEQAEIDAALLDIELVVVKRPAGASGFVLLPKRWIVERNFAWAARFRRLGRDLEQLPSTLLGFHWLAFAILSLQKLVA; encoded by the coding sequence ATGACACGCCGAGCCTATCGCAGCGACCTTGACGATGAAACCTACTTGTTCATCCTGCCCTACTTTCTACTGAGGCCCGAAGATGCGGCGCAGCGGATCTATCCCATCAGAGAAGTCCTCAATAGCCTCTTCTGGATTGCCCGGACGGGAAGTCCCTGGGAATATCTCCCACACGACTTCCCACCCTATAAAATTGTTCACCAGCAAGCGCTGCGCTGGTTCGAGCACGGCTGCTTCGAGAATCTGGTCCATGACTTGAGGATGATGGACCGTGCAGCAGTTGGACGGGACAACGTCCCGTCCGTCGCCATCATTGACAGTCGAACCCTGCAAAGTACACCTGAAAGTGGTCACCGATCAGGCTATGACGGCGCGAAAAAGCGGAATGGCAGCAAGGTGCATGCGGCGGTGGACACTCTGGGCCATGTCATTGCTCTGCTGGTCACCTCCGCAGATGAACAAGACCGCGAACAGGTCTACGATCTATGTCACCAGATTCAGACTGTCACTGGTGACTGTGTTGATGTCGTGCTGGCAGATGGTGGCTACACCGGGGAACAGGCAGAGATTGACGCTGCACTGCTGGATATTGAGCTGGTCGTTGTGAAACGACCAGCTGGAGCATCGGGATTTGTCCTGCTTCCCAAGCGCTGGATCGTAGAACGAAATTTTGCTTGGGCCGCCCGTTTCCGCCGCTTAGGACGTGATTTGGAGCAGTTGCCTTCTACCTTGCTTGGCTTTCACTGGCTGGCCTTCGCTATTCTGTCTCTACAGAAATTGGTTGCCTAG
- a CDS encoding DMT family transporter has translation MNGWLWLGLAGLFEIGMATALKLSQTQGSYRLAFLVLAVLSFECLARAIRTIPLGLAYAIWTGIGAVGAMLLGSVLFGETLTPLRLGLLAGLLAALVGLKLSSSSAPAGPAPQESRG, from the coding sequence ATGAACGGCTGGCTGTGGCTGGGGCTGGCCGGGCTGTTCGAAATCGGCATGGCGACGGCGCTGAAACTCAGCCAGACGCAAGGCAGCTACCGCCTGGCTTTTCTGGTGCTGGCGGTCCTCAGCTTCGAGTGCCTGGCGCGGGCCATCCGCACCATCCCGCTGGGACTGGCCTACGCCATCTGGACAGGTATTGGGGCGGTGGGGGCCATGCTGCTGGGCAGCGTGCTGTTCGGGGAGACACTGACTCCGCTGCGCCTGGGCCTGCTGGCAGGACTGCTGGCCGCGCTGGTCGGGCTGAAGCTGAGCAGCTCAAGCGCTCCAGCCGGTCCAGCGCCGCAGGAGTCGCGGGGCTAG
- a CDS encoding DMT family transporter — protein MGWTYLLMAGLFEVGFTTALKLEQKDKRYIWLFLLCAFASFSFLERAMQTIPLGTAYTVWTGIGAVGTVLVGAAFFGEQLSRVQLGLLALVVALIGALRLTGGGA, from the coding sequence ATGGGATGGACCTATTTGCTGATGGCTGGCCTGTTCGAGGTGGGCTTTACCACCGCCCTCAAGTTGGAACAAAAAGACAAGCGTTACATCTGGCTGTTTCTGCTGTGCGCCTTTGCCAGCTTCAGCTTTCTGGAACGGGCGATGCAGACCATTCCGCTGGGTACCGCCTACACCGTTTGGACCGGCATCGGCGCGGTAGGCACCGTGCTGGTGGGTGCCGCCTTTTTCGGAGAGCAGCTCAGCCGGGTGCAGCTGGGCCTGCTGGCGCTGGTGGTGGCCCTGATTGGAGCGCTGCGCCTGACCGGAGGCGGCGCATGA
- a CDS encoding TetR/AcrR family transcriptional regulator — MPKQVDHDQRRAELAQAVWRLIRRSGLEGVTIRALAEESGWSSGAVRHYLPSRAAVLAFAAEQVSAQAEAQLRQLPLHSTPRQNLLNFLEATLPLSAESREWLEVWLAFVGASVGDPQLAGVQGLTYRDLNAALGEILTQLQAHGWTLAGPPQEAALDLQAALDGLSVHLLLGVITPEQARAALERTIDRLLTAP; from the coding sequence GTGCCCAAGCAGGTAGACCACGACCAGCGCCGCGCCGAACTGGCCCAGGCCGTGTGGCGTCTGATTCGCCGTTCCGGATTGGAAGGGGTGACCATCCGCGCCCTGGCCGAGGAAAGTGGCTGGTCCAGCGGGGCGGTGCGCCACTACCTGCCCAGCCGCGCTGCTGTGCTGGCCTTTGCAGCCGAGCAGGTGAGTGCTCAGGCTGAGGCGCAGCTGCGCCAGTTGCCGCTGCATAGCACGCCCCGGCAGAACCTGCTGAACTTTCTGGAGGCCACGTTGCCCCTCAGCGCCGAAAGCCGCGAGTGGCTGGAAGTGTGGCTGGCATTCGTGGGCGCGTCGGTGGGGGACCCGCAACTGGCCGGCGTGCAGGGCCTGACCTACCGCGACCTGAACGCGGCCCTGGGCGAGATATTGACGCAGCTTCAGGCGCACGGCTGGACCCTTGCCGGCCCGCCGCAGGAGGCCGCTCTGGACCTGCAGGCAGCTCTGGACGGTCTGAGCGTTCACCTGCTGCTCGGTGTCATCACGCCGGAGCAGGCGCGGGCGGCTTTGGAGCGGACGATAGACCGCCTGCTGACGGCTCCCTGA
- a CDS encoding Mur ligase family protein, with translation MLLSDLASHLSLRSGPSVETGWAAAEVSAVTHRADWVTPGALFAAIRGERHDGHAFLQEAAERGAVAALGEGLPAGQHSPLPYLQVPDARAALADAAALLSGHPSRELKVVGVTGTDGKTTTSWLTAALLRAGGQSTGLLSSAGYQLPDGQLRAYPAHFTTPEAPQLQGLLREMVDARAQAAVIETSSHALTLERVRGVAWDAAIWTHLSQEHLDFHGTLEDYFAAKRRLIERAPLAVLNLDDPWTRHLRGVAPQELTYSAAQAGADWRASDLRGEAGGRASFAVDGPAGRFRATLPLAGAFQMGNALAAMAAAHHFGVSAAELQAGLREFGGPPGRMETVPSRPGQPRVVSDSAHTPLSLENTLRALRPLTGGQLWAVVGSAAGGRDTSKWGPMAAVASAWADQVILTEADHRETPLEQILEAMSAAAGQDNWQCIGDRAQAIAYAVTHAGPDDTVLIANKGGEHFLQRGRTVYRWNDAAAAAAALRGEVYRPQEAEQG, from the coding sequence ATGCTCCTTTCCGACCTGGCCTCTCACCTGTCGCTGCGCTCCGGGCCATCTGTGGAGACGGGGTGGGCTGCGGCCGAAGTCAGCGCCGTGACGCACCGCGCCGACTGGGTGACGCCAGGGGCGCTGTTCGCAGCCATCCGGGGCGAGCGGCACGACGGCCACGCCTTTTTGCAGGAGGCGGCGGAGCGCGGAGCCGTGGCCGCGCTGGGCGAAGGACTGCCAGCCGGCCAGCACTCTCCCCTGCCCTACTTGCAGGTGCCGGACGCCCGCGCTGCCCTGGCCGACGCTGCCGCGCTGCTAAGCGGGCACCCCAGCCGCGAGCTGAAGGTAGTAGGCGTGACCGGCACCGACGGCAAAACCACCACCTCCTGGCTGACTGCTGCGCTGCTGCGGGCCGGCGGGCAGTCCACCGGCCTGCTGAGCAGCGCCGGCTATCAGCTGCCGGACGGGCAGTTACGGGCGTATCCGGCCCACTTCACCACCCCGGAAGCGCCGCAGCTCCAGGGCCTGCTGCGGGAGATGGTGGACGCCCGCGCCCAGGCCGCTGTGATTGAGACCAGCAGCCACGCGCTGACGCTGGAGCGGGTGCGCGGCGTGGCGTGGGACGCCGCCATCTGGACCCACCTGAGCCAGGAGCACCTGGACTTCCACGGCACGCTGGAAGATTATTTTGCCGCCAAGCGCCGGCTGATCGAGCGGGCCCCGCTGGCCGTGCTGAACCTGGACGACCCCTGGACACGGCATTTACGCGGCGTGGCCCCGCAGGAACTGACCTACTCGGCGGCGCAGGCAGGGGCCGACTGGCGCGCCTCCGACCTGCGCGGTGAGGCGGGGGGCCGGGCGTCGTTCGCGGTAGACGGCCCAGCGGGGCGCTTCCGGGCCACCCTGCCGCTGGCCGGAGCTTTCCAGATGGGCAATGCCCTGGCTGCGATGGCGGCCGCACACCACTTCGGGGTCAGCGCGGCGGAGTTGCAAGCCGGCCTCCGCGAGTTCGGGGGGCCGCCGGGACGGATGGAGACGGTCCCAAGCAGGCCAGGGCAGCCCCGTGTCGTCTCCGACTCGGCCCATACGCCGCTCAGCCTGGAAAACACGCTGCGGGCGCTGCGCCCCCTGACCGGCGGGCAGCTGTGGGCCGTGGTGGGCAGCGCTGCTGGCGGGCGCGATACTTCCAAATGGGGGCCGATGGCAGCGGTGGCCAGTGCCTGGGCCGACCAGGTAATTCTGACCGAGGCCGACCACCGCGAGACCCCGCTAGAGCAGATTCTGGAGGCGATGTCGGCGGCGGCCGGGCAGGACAACTGGCAGTGCATCGGGGACCGGGCGCAGGCCATCGCCTACGCGGTCACGCACGCCGGCCCAGACGACACAGTGCTGATTGCCAACAAAGGCGGCGAGCACTTTCTGCAGCGGGGCCGCACCGTCTACCGCTGGAACGACGCTGCCGCCGCTGCAGCTGCCCTGCGCGGCGAGGTGTACCGGCCGCAGGAGGCGGAGCAGGGATAG
- a CDS encoding GNAT family N-acetyltransferase: MQLDIRHNETEQRYEAYQDGQLVGHLAYEDLGNAALLTHTEIDPQSGGKGYGSQLVAGALEGLRQQGKSVVPQCPFVASFIQKHPEYLELVHPNQRGQLSMEERESR; this comes from the coding sequence ATGCAACTGGACATCCGCCACAACGAAACCGAGCAGCGCTACGAAGCGTACCAGGACGGCCAACTGGTGGGCCATCTGGCCTATGAAGACCTGGGCAACGCCGCTCTGCTGACCCATACCGAAATTGACCCCCAGAGCGGCGGCAAGGGCTACGGCAGCCAGCTGGTCGCAGGCGCCCTGGAAGGCCTACGTCAGCAGGGCAAGTCGGTGGTGCCCCAGTGCCCTTTCGTTGCCAGCTTTATCCAAAAGCACCCCGAGTACCTGGAGTTGGTTCACCCCAATCAGCGCGGGCAGCTGAGTATGGAAGAGCGCGAAAGCCGCTGA
- a CDS encoding penicillin acylase family protein, which translates to MLTTLLRAALGLLLVLLLALLTGVLYVRSQTLPQLSGTLKVTGLNAETTITRDRYGIPHIRASHDEDAIYALGLVHAQDRAWQLNFQRRIAQGRLAEVLGPAALEQDRFLRTWGFQRAAESALEALSPQSRQLIAAYTAGVNAGFALCKTAPEFMILGYRPEPWTDVDSVAWSKLMSFDLGGNWKQELSNWELCRAGGVQSLTGVTPPYPASGPTILSVDELPATAPAGPGKHPAAYPTAACPADLTGAHLGELRRQLAAAQRLGMEFEASRSSNNWVVSGQHTASGKPLLADDPHLKLQSPMLWYLAEVQGERLHAIGATIPGLPAVVIGRNERVAWGVTNHNPDVQDLFVLPPDAPVQTRQEIIRVRGGEDVQLTLEQSEYGPVVSPVGGGLQGEELAKSTRLALSWPTLMNGDTTLDAFLGVNFAQNWDEFRSAMRHYVAPSQSFVYADVDGNTGYIAPGRVPVRRGWDGSLPAPADAQHRWTGWVPFGQLPQTFNPADGLVVTANNRSVPQEYPWPLTNDRDWADPYRAARITERLQGKGGLTLDDMAAVQNDTLSGPWREMKAALLSTPRAGLSREAAAALDRLSGWDGELGTDSASATVFEWWLAELKAQGRQTFGQEPSTRGVAVALAAGGALCGPTASQTVGSSCTGLLARTLEAAVQQAARRPYGEVHQALSTHGAFGEIQALAPLFNALIPAPGGSDTVNVARPDREDGTLHFTHAASYRQLIDLSDPDASRFTGSLGQSGNPFSPHARDQLRGWAAGEYLPMSTDPADWGRTRVLHLKPVSEQPAP; encoded by the coding sequence ATGCTCACAACTCTGCTGAGAGCGGCCCTGGGGCTGCTGCTGGTCCTTTTGCTGGCGCTGCTGACCGGTGTGCTTTATGTGCGCTCCCAGACGCTGCCGCAGCTGAGCGGCACGCTGAAGGTGACGGGCCTGAACGCTGAAACCACGATCACGCGTGACAGGTACGGTATCCCCCATATTCGGGCCAGCCACGACGAGGACGCCATATACGCGCTGGGACTGGTGCATGCGCAGGACCGGGCCTGGCAGCTGAACTTTCAGCGGCGTATCGCTCAGGGGCGGCTGGCGGAGGTGCTGGGGCCAGCGGCGCTGGAACAGGACCGTTTCCTGCGGACCTGGGGCTTTCAGCGGGCTGCCGAGTCCGCACTGGAAGCTCTCAGCCCGCAGAGCCGGCAGCTGATTGCTGCCTATACCGCCGGGGTCAACGCTGGATTTGCCCTGTGCAAAACGGCGCCCGAGTTCATGATTCTGGGATACCGCCCCGAACCCTGGACCGATGTGGACTCGGTGGCCTGGAGCAAGCTGATGTCGTTCGACCTGGGCGGCAACTGGAAACAGGAGCTGAGCAACTGGGAACTGTGCCGCGCTGGCGGCGTGCAGTCGCTCACCGGGGTCACTCCACCCTATCCGGCAAGCGGGCCGACCATTCTGAGTGTGGACGAACTGCCTGCCACAGCCCCGGCGGGACCAGGCAAGCACCCCGCTGCATACCCCACTGCAGCCTGCCCGGCCGACCTGACTGGCGCCCACCTCGGAGAGCTACGCCGGCAGTTGGCCGCCGCGCAGAGGCTGGGAATGGAGTTCGAGGCCAGCCGGAGCAGCAACAACTGGGTGGTGTCGGGCCAGCACACCGCCAGCGGCAAGCCTCTGCTGGCAGACGACCCCCATCTCAAGCTGCAAAGCCCGATGCTGTGGTATCTGGCCGAGGTGCAGGGTGAGCGGCTGCATGCCATCGGGGCGACCATTCCGGGGCTGCCGGCCGTGGTCATCGGGCGCAACGAGCGGGTGGCCTGGGGCGTGACCAACCACAACCCGGACGTGCAGGACCTGTTCGTGCTGCCGCCGGACGCCCCGGTGCAAACCCGCCAGGAAATCATCCGGGTCAGGGGCGGCGAGGACGTGCAGCTGACGCTGGAGCAGAGCGAGTACGGCCCGGTGGTCAGCCCGGTGGGGGGCGGGCTGCAGGGTGAGGAACTGGCGAAAAGCACGCGGCTGGCGCTGAGCTGGCCCACCCTGATGAACGGCGACACCACCCTGGACGCTTTTCTGGGGGTCAACTTCGCGCAGAACTGGGATGAGTTCCGCTCGGCCATGCGGCACTATGTGGCCCCCAGTCAGAGCTTCGTCTATGCCGACGTGGACGGCAACACCGGCTACATCGCACCGGGGCGGGTGCCGGTGCGCCGGGGCTGGGACGGCAGCCTGCCGGCACCGGCGGACGCCCAGCACCGCTGGACCGGCTGGGTTCCGTTCGGGCAGCTGCCCCAGACCTTCAACCCCGCCGACGGCCTGGTGGTCACGGCCAACAACCGCTCGGTGCCCCAGGAGTACCCCTGGCCTCTGACCAACGACCGGGACTGGGCCGACCCCTACCGGGCGGCGCGCATCACCGAGCGGCTGCAGGGCAAGGGGGGCCTCACCCTGGACGACATGGCGGCCGTCCAGAACGACACCCTCAGTGGGCCGTGGCGGGAAATGAAAGCGGCGCTGCTGAGTACGCCCAGGGCAGGCCTGAGCCGGGAGGCGGCCGCCGCGCTGGACCGGCTGAGCGGCTGGGACGGCGAGCTCGGCACCGACTCTGCCTCGGCCACCGTGTTCGAGTGGTGGCTGGCCGAGCTGAAAGCGCAGGGGCGGCAGACCTTCGGTCAGGAACCCAGCACCCGTGGGGTAGCGGTGGCGTTGGCCGCAGGCGGTGCCCTGTGCGGCCCGACAGCCAGCCAGACAGTGGGCAGCAGCTGCACCGGCCTGCTGGCCCGGACGCTAGAAGCGGCGGTGCAGCAAGCGGCCCGGCGGCCCTACGGCGAGGTCCACCAGGCCCTGAGCACGCACGGAGCCTTCGGGGAAATCCAGGCCCTGGCGCCCCTCTTCAATGCGCTGATTCCGGCGCCCGGCGGCAGCGATACCGTCAACGTGGCCCGCCCCGACCGTGAGGACGGCACGCTCCATTTCACCCACGCCGCCAGCTACCGGCAACTGATTGACCTGAGCGACCCGGACGCCAGCCGCTTTACCGGGTCGCTGGGTCAAAGCGGCAACCCATTTTCACCTCACGCCCGCGACCAGCTGCGGGGCTGGGCGGCTGGCGAGTACCTCCCCATGAGCACCGACCCTGCCGACTGGGGCCGCACGCGGGTGCTGCATCTGAAACCGGTCTCCGAACAGCCGGCCCCCTGA
- the nudC gene encoding NAD(+) diphosphatase, with the protein MLPFSRPDTFQAGPGPLTPEHRLLLFSPDGRTVQAPGPDGWPRLDEVPTETLHEPAVSLGCWQGQSYAAARSRTDLAAGLSLRQLITTHEVEAGLAGYAAQVLDFHSTHRFCGRCATSTDALGHELARRCPACGLTVYPRVAPAVMVLIWRRQGAGREFLLARGPRHAPGLFSVVAGFTEPSETLEACCHREVLEELGVTIRSPEYVMSQPWPLPHSLMVAFSAEYVGGEIVPQPGEIEEARWFSAQDLPQIPAPYSCAYHLIHQGVAESVTLRPGL; encoded by the coding sequence ATGCTTCCCTTCTCCCGACCAGACACCTTCCAGGCCGGCCCCGGTCCGCTCACGCCTGAGCACCGGCTACTGCTGTTCTCACCCGACGGCCGCACCGTGCAGGCTCCCGGCCCTGACGGCTGGCCCAGGCTGGACGAGGTGCCCACCGAGACCTTGCATGAGCCGGCTGTCAGCCTCGGCTGCTGGCAGGGCCAGAGCTACGCCGCCGCCCGCAGCAGGACCGACCTGGCAGCTGGCCTCTCGCTACGGCAGCTGATTACGACCCACGAAGTGGAAGCGGGCCTGGCTGGATACGCCGCGCAGGTGCTGGACTTTCACAGCACCCACCGCTTTTGCGGACGCTGCGCCACTTCCACAGATGCTCTCGGGCACGAGCTGGCCCGCCGCTGCCCGGCCTGCGGCCTCACGGTCTATCCACGGGTGGCCCCGGCCGTGATGGTGCTGATCTGGCGGCGCCAGGGGGCCGGACGCGAATTTCTGCTGGCCCGTGGTCCCCGCCACGCTCCCGGCCTGTTTTCGGTGGTGGCCGGCTTCACCGAGCCGAGTGAAACCCTGGAAGCCTGCTGCCACCGCGAGGTACTGGAAGAACTGGGCGTGACCATCCGCAGCCCGGAGTACGTGATGTCCCAGCCCTGGCCGCTGCCACATTCGCTGATGGTGGCCTTCAGCGCGGAGTATGTAGGCGGTGAGATCGTGCCCCAGCCTGGGGAGATTGAAGAAGCCCGCTGGTTCAGTGCCCAGGACCTGCCGCAGATCCCGGCACCGTACAGCTGTGCCTACCACCTGATCCACCAAGGAGTTGCCGAAAGCGTCACTCTAAGGCCGGGCCTCTGA
- a CDS encoding IS5 family transposase, whose amino-acid sequence MTRRAYRSDLDDETYLFILPYFLLRPEDAAQRIYPIREVLNSLFWIARTGSPWEYLPHDFPPYKIVHQQALRWFEHGCFENLVHDLRMMDRAAVGRDNVPSVAIIDSRTLQSTPESGHRSGYDGAKKRNGSKVHAAVDTLGHVIALLVTSADEQDREQVYDLCHQIQTVTGDCVDVVLADGGYTGEQAEIDAALLDIELVVVKRPAGASGFVLLPKRWIVERNFAWAARFRRLGRDLERLPSTLLGFHWLAFAILSLQKLVA is encoded by the coding sequence ATGACACGCCGAGCCTATCGCAGCGACCTTGACGATGAAACCTACTTGTTCATCCTGCCCTACTTTCTACTGAGGCCCGAAGATGCGGCGCAGCGGATCTATCCCATCAGAGAAGTCCTCAATAGCCTCTTCTGGATTGCCCGGACGGGAAGTCCCTGGGAATATCTCCCACACGACTTCCCACCCTATAAAATTGTTCACCAGCAAGCGCTGCGCTGGTTCGAGCACGGCTGCTTCGAGAATCTGGTCCATGACTTGAGGATGATGGACCGTGCAGCAGTTGGACGGGACAACGTCCCGTCCGTCGCCATCATTGACAGTCGAACCCTGCAAAGTACACCTGAAAGTGGTCACCGATCAGGCTATGACGGCGCGAAAAAGCGGAATGGCAGCAAGGTGCATGCGGCGGTGGACACTCTGGGCCATGTCATTGCTCTGCTGGTCACCTCCGCAGATGAACAAGACCGCGAACAGGTCTACGATCTATGTCACCAGATTCAGACTGTCACTGGTGACTGTGTTGATGTCGTGCTGGCAGATGGTGGCTACACCGGGGAACAGGCAGAGATTGACGCTGCACTGCTGGATATTGAGCTGGTCGTTGTGAAACGACCAGCTGGAGCATCGGGATTTGTCCTGCTTCCCAAGCGCTGGATCGTAGAACGAAATTTTGCTTGGGCCGCCCGTTTCCGCCGCTTAGGACGTGATTTGGAGCGGTTGCCTTCTACCTTGCTTGGCTTTCACTGGCTGGCCTTCGCTATTCTGTCTCTACAGAAATTGGTTGCCTAG